A single genomic interval of Streptomyces sp. NBC_00663 harbors:
- a CDS encoding CDP-alcohol phosphatidyltransferase family protein, producing the protein MALNNTYEARLVQQETAVGAGVQILLLALLGTAIGMGPAGWLTGLAFAVATWAVLSRALHRTQPRSFGPANRVTLGRSILVGGVTALVADSFQSSPPVTLFVGLTAVALILDGVDGKVARRTGTSTPLGARFDMEVDAFLILVLSVYVSMSLGPWVLLIGAMRYAFVAAARVWTWLNAPLPPSTARKTVAALQGVFLLLAASGLLSYALEFAVVATALGTLVWSFGRDVLWLSRTSRIEAVVRADMRELVAG; encoded by the coding sequence GTGGCCCTGAACAACACGTACGAGGCAAGGCTGGTCCAGCAGGAGACCGCTGTCGGAGCGGGTGTCCAGATCCTGTTGCTGGCTCTGCTCGGCACCGCGATCGGCATGGGTCCGGCGGGCTGGCTGACCGGCCTCGCCTTCGCCGTGGCCACATGGGCGGTGCTCTCCCGGGCCCTGCACCGCACCCAGCCCCGCTCCTTCGGCCCGGCCAACCGGGTGACCCTCGGCCGCTCCATCCTGGTCGGCGGGGTGACCGCCCTGGTCGCCGACTCCTTCCAGAGCTCCCCGCCGGTCACGCTGTTCGTGGGCCTCACCGCGGTGGCCCTGATCCTGGACGGCGTGGACGGCAAGGTGGCCCGCCGCACCGGCACCTCGACCCCGCTCGGCGCGCGCTTCGACATGGAGGTCGACGCGTTCCTGATCCTGGTGCTCAGTGTCTACGTCTCGATGTCGCTGGGCCCGTGGGTCCTTCTCATCGGCGCCATGCGCTACGCCTTCGTGGCCGCCGCCCGTGTCTGGACCTGGCTCAACGCCCCGCTCCCGCCGAGCACCGCCCGCAAGACGGTCGCCGCGCTCCAGGGTGTGTTCCTGCTGCTCGCCGCGTCGGGGCTGCTGTCGTACGCCCTGGAGTTCGCGGTCGTGGCGACGGCGCTGGGGACGCTGGTGTGGTCGTTCGGACGGGATGTGCTGTGGCTGTCGCGGACCTCCCGGATCGAGGCGGTCGTGCGGGCGGACATGCGCGAGCTCGTCGCCGGATGA
- a CDS encoding 6-pyruvoyl trahydropterin synthase family protein — translation MFSVTVRDHIMIAHSFRGEVFGPAQRLHGATFLVDATFRREQLDDDNIVVDIGLATQELGAVVAELNYRNLDNEPDFAGINTSTEFLAKVIADRLAERIEKGALGEGARGIAAIGVTLHESHVAWASYERAL, via the coding sequence TTGTTCAGTGTCACCGTCCGCGATCACATCATGATCGCCCACAGCTTCCGCGGCGAGGTCTTCGGACCCGCACAGCGCCTGCACGGAGCGACGTTCCTCGTGGACGCCACCTTCCGCCGGGAACAGCTGGACGACGACAACATCGTCGTCGACATCGGACTGGCCACCCAGGAGCTCGGCGCCGTCGTCGCCGAGCTGAACTACCGAAACCTCGACAACGAGCCCGACTTCGCCGGGATCAACACCTCGACGGAGTTCCTCGCCAAGGTCATCGCCGACCGGCTCGCCGAGCGCATCGAGAAGGGCGCGCTCGGCGAAGGGGCCCGGGGTATCGCCGCCATCGGCGTCACGCTCCACGAGTCGCATGTCGCATGGGCGAGTTACGAGCGTGCGCTGTGA
- a CDS encoding zinc-dependent alcohol dehydrogenase, which translates to MNRTARAFWLNSPGDGEIREITLPAPAEDEVLVRALWSGVSRGTETLVFRGGVPASQHAAMRAPFQEGEFPAPVKYGYLSVGEVEEGPAELVGRTVFCLYPHQTRYVVPAAAVTVVPDSVPAERAVLAGTLETAVNALWDAAPLVGDRIAVVGGGMVGCSVAALLARFPGVRVQLVDADPARARTAEALGVDFALPADALGECDLVVHASATEQGLTRALELLTAEGTVLELSWYGDRQVSLPLGEAFHSRRLVIRSSQVGTVSPARRASRTYADRLALALELLADPSLDALITGESVFEELPVVMPKLAAGEIPALCHRVRYDKSA; encoded by the coding sequence ATGAACCGCACCGCGAGGGCGTTCTGGCTCAACAGCCCGGGTGACGGCGAGATACGGGAGATCACCCTTCCGGCCCCCGCCGAGGACGAGGTGCTGGTGCGCGCCCTGTGGTCCGGCGTCAGCCGCGGCACCGAGACCCTGGTCTTCCGCGGCGGCGTCCCCGCCAGCCAGCACGCGGCCATGCGCGCACCCTTCCAGGAGGGTGAGTTCCCCGCCCCCGTGAAGTACGGCTACCTCAGTGTCGGGGAGGTGGAGGAGGGCCCGGCCGAGCTGGTGGGGCGCACGGTCTTCTGCCTCTATCCGCACCAGACGCGGTACGTCGTTCCGGCCGCCGCCGTCACCGTCGTACCGGACTCCGTGCCCGCCGAGCGGGCCGTCCTCGCCGGCACCCTGGAGACCGCCGTCAACGCCCTCTGGGACGCGGCGCCCTTGGTCGGTGACCGGATCGCGGTCGTCGGCGGCGGGATGGTCGGCTGCTCGGTGGCCGCGCTGCTCGCCCGCTTCCCGGGCGTCAGGGTCCAGTTGGTCGACGCCGATCCCGCCCGGGCCAGGACCGCGGAGGCGCTCGGCGTCGACTTCGCGCTGCCGGCGGACGCGCTCGGGGAGTGCGACCTCGTCGTGCACGCCAGCGCCACCGAGCAGGGGCTGACCCGCGCGCTCGAACTCCTCACCGCCGAGGGCACCGTCCTCGAACTGAGCTGGTACGGCGACCGGCAGGTCAGCCTCCCGCTCGGCGAGGCCTTCCACTCGCGTCGCCTCGTCATCCGCTCCAGCCAGGTCGGCACCGTCTCTCCGGCCCGCCGCGCCAGCCGCACCTACGCCGACCGGCTCGCCCTCGCCCTCGAACTGCTCGCCGACCCGTCACTCGACGCGCTCATCACGGGGGAAAGCGTGTTCGAGGAGTTGCCGGTTGTGATGCCGAAACTCGCGGCGGGGGAGATTCCGGCCCTTTGTCACCGCGTCAGGTACGACAAGAGCGCCTGA
- a CDS encoding ABC transporter substrate-binding protein, protein MRRLRLLCAFLLTPVLSGCFASEGADGSADDTDNGSRLRAALAFPPAENLSPYGADATILSRLGVTEGLTALDANGAAAPALASSWRRENDRTWLFTLREATFQDGTEVTPAAVAASLTHATEARPAPAALAGVTLTAKTEGSTGVRVTTKDPDPVLPLRLSSPNLAVLSAKAYAEEDGVDPVGHATGPFELTKVMGATAATLDRFTDYWGGRAQAAGIDVKFVADGTARANALRTGQVDLAEAIPVAQAATLDKGLRKATATTRTTSLLLNTGSGPFKDAGLRAAARRAVDTSVFAKDVYEGYADAGTGIYGPAVTWAEGKRTAPSGRAPATDADGTTITLATYDNRPELPEVAQVLKQQLEKAGFKVDLEVREYSRLETDALDGKFDAFVLARNTLVDTGDPVSVLASDYSCDGGYNIAQLCDKNVDKAVAKAEGLAGTGERQDAAMAAEARILGTDAVVPLVHQQIITGVGTGVRGALLDPYERTLVGIGTRR, encoded by the coding sequence ATGCGCCGCCTCCGACTGCTCTGCGCGTTCCTGCTCACCCCGGTCCTGAGCGGCTGCTTCGCCTCCGAGGGGGCCGACGGCTCGGCCGACGACACGGACAACGGCTCCCGGCTGCGGGCCGCCCTCGCCTTCCCGCCCGCCGAGAACCTCTCGCCGTACGGCGCCGACGCCACCATCCTCAGCCGCCTCGGCGTCACCGAGGGCCTGACCGCCCTCGACGCCAACGGCGCCGCGGCCCCCGCGCTCGCCTCGTCCTGGCGGCGCGAGAACGACCGCACCTGGCTCTTCACCCTGCGCGAGGCCACCTTCCAGGACGGCACCGAGGTCACCCCGGCCGCCGTCGCCGCCTCCCTCACCCATGCCACCGAGGCCCGGCCCGCCCCGGCCGCCCTCGCCGGCGTCACCCTCACCGCGAAGACCGAGGGAAGCACGGGCGTACGGGTCACCACGAAGGACCCCGACCCCGTCCTGCCGCTGCGCCTGTCCAGCCCGAACCTCGCCGTCCTCTCCGCGAAGGCCTACGCCGAAGAGGACGGCGTCGACCCGGTCGGCCATGCCACCGGACCCTTCGAACTCACCAAGGTCATGGGCGCCACCGCCGCCACCCTCGACCGCTTCACCGACTACTGGGGCGGCCGGGCCCAGGCCGCCGGGATCGACGTCAAGTTCGTCGCCGACGGCACCGCCCGCGCCAACGCCCTGCGCACCGGCCAGGTCGACCTCGCCGAGGCGATACCCGTCGCCCAGGCCGCCACCCTCGACAAGGGCCTGCGCAAGGCGACCGCCACGACCCGTACCACCAGCCTGCTGCTCAACACCGGGTCGGGGCCCTTCAAGGACGCCGGTCTCAGGGCCGCCGCCCGCCGGGCCGTCGACACCTCGGTGTTCGCCAAGGACGTCTACGAGGGATACGCGGACGCCGGCACCGGCATCTACGGGCCCGCCGTCACCTGGGCCGAGGGCAAGCGGACCGCGCCGAGCGGACGCGCACCGGCCACCGACGCAGACGGGACCACGATCACCCTCGCCACCTACGACAACCGGCCCGAACTCCCCGAGGTCGCCCAGGTGTTGAAGCAGCAACTGGAGAAGGCGGGATTCAAGGTCGATCTGGAGGTGCGCGAGTACTCACGGCTCGAAACCGACGCGCTGGACGGGAAGTTCGACGCGTTCGTCCTCGCCCGCAACACCCTCGTCGACACCGGCGACCCCGTCTCCGTCCTGGCCAGTGACTACTCCTGCGACGGCGGCTACAACATCGCCCAACTCTGCGACAAGAACGTCGACAAGGCCGTCGCCAAGGCCGAGGGCCTCGCCGGCACCGGCGAACGGCAGGACGCGGCCATGGCCGCAGAGGCGCGGATCCTGGGCACCGACGCCGTCGTCCCCCTGGTCCACCAGCAGATCATCACCGGCGTCGGCACCGGCGTGCGCGGCGCGCTCCTCGACCCGTACGAGCGCACGCTCGTCGGTATCGGCACCCGGCGCTGA
- a CDS encoding GNAT family N-acetyltransferase, producing MHDYSIRAAGPDDLDGVRAVMLDTVYRDFGTGYVPRWHGDIIDPAAAYLAPARHTLLVAIDPDGGEVVATGALDARGPAHPPNPRHVAERYPSGETAQVRRVYVRPEHRRRGLARRLVAELLAFAAADGAYRAVYLHTDPSVPGAEAFWRSLGKLVHDERDDPDGGNGVLHFELPMGR from the coding sequence GTGCATGACTACAGCATCAGGGCCGCGGGCCCGGACGACCTGGACGGTGTGCGGGCCGTGATGCTCGACACCGTCTACCGCGACTTCGGCACCGGGTACGTGCCCCGCTGGCACGGCGACATCATCGACCCGGCCGCCGCCTATCTGGCCCCGGCGCGGCACACCCTCCTCGTCGCGATCGACCCGGACGGCGGCGAGGTCGTCGCCACCGGCGCCCTCGACGCCCGCGGCCCGGCCCACCCGCCGAACCCCCGCCATGTCGCCGAGCGCTACCCCTCCGGGGAAACCGCCCAGGTGCGCCGGGTCTACGTCCGCCCCGAGCACCGCCGACGCGGCCTCGCCCGGCGCCTGGTCGCCGAACTGCTGGCGTTCGCCGCCGCCGACGGCGCCTACCGCGCCGTATATCTGCACACCGATCCGTCCGTCCCCGGCGCCGAGGCGTTCTGGCGGTCGCTCGGCAAGCTCGTGCACGACGAGCGCGACGACCCGGACGGCGGCAACGGCGTCCTGCACTTCGAACTTCCGATGGGACGGTGA
- a CDS encoding ABC transporter permease subunit — MRNRTAALLWRAGIAAALVCAIGLLPWLTRTDPALTVLKARSAERDPDPAVLADIRDELGLDDGPFRLLGEWLGGLWRGDAGRSWISGDAVTPAVLQALGASLLLMAVALLVAAVTTALICARTLWLGAHRRLGGRRAGGSGSAVLAALPEFLTASVLATVVGVQLHWLPALGWYGPRWTILPALALGLPAGAVLGRLLDDLLPGAFAEPWALAAAARGVPGRGIARQAVRRCLPGLLPNTGLFAVGLTGGAVAVEQIFDIPGLGRTTLQAALAQDLPVLQAGTLALVLLAAAAAGLAALATRLLIGPALRDGALPSLHGPKPPARTVQPFAYGGLLTLVIALGLPRDPLALDTGERLQPPSLQHPFGTDGLGRDVLARVGHGALDTLLLALTISAAALLTGVLLGLLPRVSGPLVDTIVALPPVLVALLVTAVVGGGTATPALAVGAVAWAPLAAHTCALLRQERAALHITATRGLGAGRWYLLRHELLPAVLPAVTRHALLRLPGIALALASLAFLGLGAQPPAPEWGLLLAENQPYAERAPWAVLAPAAALALLGALAVTAAGGVRVPRRRPRRPVAVPEQQPRTKESKALAGAR, encoded by the coding sequence ATGCGGAACCGAACGGCCGCGCTGCTGTGGCGGGCCGGGATCGCCGCCGCCCTGGTGTGCGCGATCGGCCTGCTGCCCTGGCTGACCCGCACCGACCCGGCGCTGACCGTGCTCAAGGCACGCTCGGCCGAACGCGATCCCGACCCCGCGGTGCTCGCCGACATCCGCGACGAACTCGGCCTGGACGACGGCCCGTTCCGCCTCCTCGGAGAGTGGCTGGGCGGGCTGTGGCGCGGCGACGCGGGACGGTCGTGGATCTCCGGCGACGCGGTCACCCCCGCCGTGCTCCAGGCACTGGGCGCCTCGCTGCTGCTGATGGCGGTGGCCCTCCTGGTCGCCGCCGTCACCACCGCGCTGATCTGTGCGCGCACGCTGTGGCTGGGCGCCCACCGGCGGCTCGGCGGACGCCGTGCCGGTGGCAGCGGCTCCGCGGTCCTGGCCGCGCTGCCCGAGTTCCTCACCGCGTCCGTGCTCGCCACCGTCGTAGGCGTCCAACTCCACTGGCTGCCCGCCCTCGGCTGGTACGGGCCGCGGTGGACGATCCTGCCCGCCCTCGCCCTCGGCCTGCCCGCGGGCGCGGTGCTCGGCCGGCTCCTCGACGACCTGCTGCCCGGCGCTTTCGCCGAACCCTGGGCGCTGGCCGCCGCCGCCCGCGGAGTGCCCGGCCGCGGCATCGCCCGCCAAGCCGTCCGCCGCTGTCTGCCCGGACTCCTGCCCAACACCGGCCTGTTCGCGGTCGGCCTGACAGGTGGCGCGGTCGCCGTGGAGCAGATCTTCGACATCCCCGGCCTCGGCCGCACCACCCTCCAGGCGGCCCTCGCCCAGGACCTCCCCGTCCTCCAGGCCGGCACCCTCGCCCTCGTCCTGCTCGCGGCGGCCGCGGCGGGCCTCGCCGCCCTCGCCACCCGCCTCCTCATCGGCCCCGCCCTGCGCGACGGCGCCCTGCCGTCCCTGCATGGCCCGAAACCCCCGGCCCGCACCGTGCAGCCCTTCGCGTACGGCGGGCTCCTCACGCTCGTCATCGCCCTCGGCCTGCCCCGCGACCCGCTCGCCCTCGACACCGGCGAGCGCCTCCAACCCCCCTCCCTCCAGCACCCGTTCGGCACCGACGGACTCGGCCGGGACGTCCTGGCCCGCGTCGGCCACGGCGCCCTCGACACCCTGCTGCTCGCCCTCACGATCAGCGCCGCCGCGCTGCTGACCGGCGTACTGCTGGGCCTGCTGCCCCGCGTGTCAGGCCCCCTCGTGGACACGATCGTCGCCCTGCCCCCGGTCCTCGTCGCCCTCCTCGTCACCGCCGTCGTCGGCGGCGGAACCGCCACCCCCGCCCTCGCCGTCGGCGCCGTCGCCTGGGCACCCCTGGCCGCCCACACCTGCGCACTGCTGCGCCAGGAACGCGCCGCCCTCCACATCACCGCCACCCGCGGCCTGGGCGCCGGACGCTGGTATCTCCTGCGGCACGAACTCCTGCCCGCCGTCCTGCCGGCCGTCACCCGCCACGCCCTGCTGCGGCTCCCCGGCATCGCCCTCGCCCTCGCCTCGCTCGCCTTCCTCGGCCTGGGCGCCCAGCCGCCCGCCCCGGAGTGGGGCCTGCTCCTCGCCGAGAACCAGCCCTACGCCGAGCGGGCCCCCTGGGCCGTCCTCGCCCCGGCCGCGGCCCTCGCCCTGCTGGGCGCGCTGGCAGTGACCGCGGCGGGTGGCGTACGGGTGCCTCGGCGGAGGCCGCGCAGGCCGGTGGCGGTACCTGAACAGCAGCCTCGTACAAAGGAATCGAAGGCACTGGCGGGAGCCCGATGA
- a CDS encoding MDR family MFS transporter, with product MSGLSIGVRKAPDRTARLSPLLRLLILTQLAFNIGFFAVLPFLAEHLGQAVGMAGWLVGFVLGLRTFSQQGLFVVGGALADRYGIRPVVLAGCALRIAGFAWLGYATDTWAVIGAVLLIGFAAALFSPAVESEVARQAVVHEEATGISRTRVLALFTVAGQAGAFTGPLLGALLLSVDFRTVCLAGAGVFVLVLAGHAWLLPQHIPGRTGVQLKGGVRPLLRNRRFLALCCAYGACLLAYNQLYLALPAEVERATGSQAPLAWLFALSSLLVVTAQLPVTRWVGDRLEPRRSMVAGLLLISAGFAVVALARPADRTGTAGLLPAAGFVVLLTLGQMLVAPVARAWVPDLAEDGRLGLYTGALSSVSGLIVLIGSSATGTLLDTGLPAAVVWLVLAAVPVAAIGSLPRRA from the coding sequence ATGAGCGGCCTGTCGATCGGTGTCCGCAAGGCACCGGACCGCACCGCCCGCCTCTCACCTCTCCTGCGCCTGCTGATCCTCACCCAACTCGCCTTCAACATCGGCTTCTTCGCCGTGCTGCCCTTCCTCGCCGAGCACCTCGGGCAGGCGGTGGGCATGGCGGGCTGGCTGGTCGGGTTCGTGCTGGGGCTGCGGACCTTCAGCCAGCAGGGGCTGTTCGTGGTGGGCGGGGCGCTGGCCGACCGGTACGGCATCCGGCCCGTCGTCCTGGCCGGCTGCGCGCTGCGGATCGCCGGGTTCGCCTGGCTCGGGTACGCGACGGACACCTGGGCGGTCATCGGTGCCGTCCTGCTGATCGGGTTCGCCGCCGCGCTGTTCTCACCCGCGGTCGAGTCCGAGGTCGCCCGGCAGGCGGTGGTCCACGAGGAAGCCACCGGCATCTCGCGCACCCGCGTCCTCGCGCTGTTCACGGTGGCGGGCCAAGCGGGCGCGTTCACCGGGCCGTTGCTCGGCGCGTTGCTGCTGTCGGTGGACTTCCGGACCGTGTGCCTGGCGGGCGCCGGCGTCTTCGTCCTGGTGCTCGCCGGGCACGCCTGGCTGCTGCCCCAGCACATCCCCGGCCGAACAGGCGTCCAACTCAAGGGCGGCGTGAGGCCGTTGCTGCGCAACCGGCGCTTCCTCGCGCTGTGCTGCGCGTACGGCGCCTGTCTCCTCGCCTACAACCAGCTCTATCTCGCCCTCCCGGCGGAGGTGGAGCGGGCCACCGGTTCGCAGGCGCCTCTGGCCTGGCTGTTCGCGCTGTCGTCGCTGCTGGTGGTGACCGCCCAGCTGCCCGTCACCCGCTGGGTGGGCGACCGGCTGGAGCCGCGTCGCTCGATGGTGGCCGGACTGCTGCTGATCTCCGCCGGGTTCGCCGTGGTGGCCCTGGCCCGCCCCGCCGACCGGACGGGTACGGCCGGGCTGCTGCCCGCGGCCGGTTTCGTCGTCCTGCTCACCCTGGGCCAGATGCTCGTCGCCCCCGTCGCCCGCGCCTGGGTCCCCGATCTCGCCGAGGACGGCCGGCTCGGCCTCTACACCGGGGCGCTGTCCTCGGTGTCCGGCCTCATCGTCCTGATCGGCAGCTCGGCGACGGGCACCCTCCTCGACACCGGGCTGCCCGCGGCCGTCGTGTGGCTGGTCCTGGCCGCCGTACCGGTCGCGGCGATCGGGTCGCTGCCGCGCCGGGCGTAG